In Gimesia benthica, a single window of DNA contains:
- a CDS encoding DUF434 domain-containing protein, protein MPDRRNHRGAHPQDRLLFARDAEPDLCRATSDLNWLLTRGYASVSALKLVGDRYALNARQRLAVGRCACSEEDANRRQMHQVETPDLVGAELWIDGYNVLTSLEAALSGGVILLAHDGCFRDMASMHGSYRKVAETIPAIQILGELLAEWQVAGCRWLLDQPVSNSGRLKTMLRELSEERGWNWEIDLVPDPDPVLSAADQIVASADSQILNQAGRWFNLARTAVEERVPEAWVVDLSGC, encoded by the coding sequence ATGCCTGACCGGCGGAATCATCGGGGCGCTCATCCCCAGGATCGGTTGCTGTTTGCGCGCGATGCGGAGCCTGATCTGTGCCGGGCGACTTCTGATCTGAACTGGCTGTTGACCCGTGGGTATGCGTCGGTCTCTGCACTCAAGCTGGTGGGGGATCGTTATGCGTTGAACGCGCGACAACGGCTGGCGGTGGGCCGCTGTGCCTGTAGTGAGGAAGACGCGAACCGGCGGCAGATGCATCAGGTCGAGACGCCGGACCTTGTGGGGGCGGAGCTGTGGATTGACGGGTATAACGTGTTGACGTCGCTGGAGGCGGCGCTGTCGGGCGGGGTCATTCTACTGGCCCACGATGGCTGTTTTCGGGACATGGCCAGTATGCATGGCAGTTATCGTAAGGTAGCCGAGACGATCCCCGCGATTCAGATCCTGGGCGAACTGCTGGCGGAGTGGCAGGTGGCCGGTTGTCGCTGGTTGCTGGATCAGCCGGTCTCCAACAGTGGTCGTCTGAAGACGATGCTGCGGGAACTCAGTGAGGAGCGGGGCTGGAACTGGGAGATCGACCTCGTGCCTGACCCCGACCCTGTGCTGAGCGCCGCCGACCAGATCGTGGCTTCCGCGGACAGCCAGATTCTCAACCAGGCCGGGCGGTGGTTCAACCTGGCGCGGACCGCTGTCGAAGAGCGGGTGCCCGAAGCGTGGGTGGTGGATCTTTCGGGTTGCTGA
- a CDS encoding DUF1559 family PulG-like putative transporter — protein MANWYVKRGDQTAGPLTRERLIELAAQGKVQESDLVREGEAGEFRPAGQIPGLLPAETVSSGGSDFEQTSSTSSGPKKNNTTLILVLAILGGGGILVVMVLVALLLPAVEQAREAARRSTSKNHLKQIGLAMHNYHDTFGVFTPGGTTNVEGKPNHSWQTFILPFMDQAVLYNRIDMDQPWTTPENRKHFTQVIPDYLHPSVEETVSPDGLALSHYIGNELLLETNGNTRFRDITDGASTTIMAIESGEGFKPWGDPTNIDHPANVMREGRKTSMVGGNHVLLSDGAVRFVSENIDPDVLKAMSTPNGGEAIGEF, from the coding sequence ATGGCCAACTGGTATGTGAAACGTGGTGACCAGACAGCAGGCCCCTTGACCCGGGAACGGCTGATTGAACTGGCGGCGCAGGGCAAAGTACAGGAGTCGGATCTGGTGAGAGAAGGAGAGGCGGGTGAATTCCGACCTGCGGGCCAGATACCGGGACTCTTGCCAGCGGAGACAGTCAGCAGTGGGGGCTCCGACTTTGAACAGACGAGTTCCACTTCCTCTGGCCCGAAGAAAAACAACACAACACTGATCCTGGTCCTCGCGATTCTGGGGGGCGGGGGCATTCTCGTGGTCATGGTGCTGGTGGCTCTGCTGCTACCTGCCGTTGAGCAGGCCCGCGAAGCAGCCCGGCGGTCGACATCCAAAAATCATCTGAAGCAGATCGGCCTGGCGATGCATAATTATCATGACACGTTCGGAGTGTTTACCCCGGGGGGGACGACCAACGTGGAAGGCAAGCCGAACCACAGCTGGCAGACGTTCATTCTGCCCTTTATGGATCAGGCGGTGTTGTACAATCGGATTGACATGGATCAACCCTGGACGACGCCGGAAAATCGCAAGCATTTCACCCAGGTCATTCCTGACTACCTGCATCCTTCCGTTGAGGAAACCGTTTCTCCAGACGGGTTGGCGCTGTCGCATTACATCGGGAACGAACTATTGCTGGAGACCAATGGGAACACTCGGTTTCGTGACATCACTGATGGCGCCTCGACTACGATCATGGCGATTGAATCGGGAGAGGGTTTTAAGCCGTGGGGCGATCCGACCAATATCGATCATCCTGCCAATGTGATGCGAGAGGGGAGGAAGACGTCGATGGTGGGGGGCAATCATGTGCTGCTCTCCGACGGAGCGGTGCGATTTGTTTCGGAGAATATTGATCCGGATGTGTTAAAGGCGATGAGTACCCCCAACGGTGGTGAAGCCATCGGTGAATTTTGA